GGCGCGACCTTCGGGATAGGGCAGGTCGGCATCGACGACGAGCGCGCGGCGCAGCGGGACCGAGAAGAGCACACCGAGGATACCGCCGAGCATCGTGATCGCGGTCGTCTCGAGCAGCGGAAAGCCTTGCCAGTAACCGACCATGACCAGCCCCGGCAGCACGAAGATGATCGCCGCCAGCGTCCCCGCGGCGCTGGCGATCGTCTGGACGATATTATTCTCGAGGATCGTCGACCCGGTCATGAAACGCAGCAGCGCCATCGAAATGACCGCGGCGGGAATCGAGGTCGCAAAGGTCAGTCCGACCTTCAGCCCCAGATAGACGTTCGCCGCGGTGAACATCAGCGTCAATATGCCGCCGAGCACGATCGCGCGGAGCGTCAGTTCGCGCATTCCCGTTGTCGGCTTGCTGGCTTCGGTCATCGGTTCTCTCCCCGTCCGCTGTCTTGCGGGGCCCCGCGCCCGACGCAAGCGAAAAGGCGACGAAGCGATGCCGTTTTGACGCATCGATCCAATCCAGTCGCATGAAAAGCTGCGATTCCATCGACATGACACACATCCATCTCGCCGATCGCAACGACAAAAGGCCGCGCAAGCCGCTGCGCCCCGTGCTGGCCGCCGGCCTGTTCGGCTGGCGCAAACCGCAAGCCTCGAACGAAGACGACCGCAAGGACGGCGCCGCGCCCGGCGCGCGCTAGGGCGCGGGGCGCAGCCCGGTCAGCAGCGGATAGGGGTTGACCGGCTCGCCCGCGTTCCAGTCGGCACCGGGTGTCGTCCGCATCATCTGGAAATGCAGGTGCGGCACCGCCGGATCGGCATTGCCGCTGGCGCCGACGGTCGCGATCACCTCCCCGCGCCGCACCGCCTGCCCTTCCGCCAGCCCGCGGCGATAGCCTTGCAAATGCGCATAATAGAGCATCAGCGTCCCGTCGGCCGACCGCTGGTAGATCGTGCGACCGCCGCGGCCGGATGAGAAGAGCTTTTCGATCGTGCCGTCCATCGCCGCGAGGACTGGGGTTCCCGCCGGCGCGGGGATATCGATCGCCGCATGCAACCGCCCCTCCGACCGGCTCTGGCTCCAGCTGTCGATCAGTTCGGACGCGCGAATCCCGGCGACCGGAATGCCGATCCCCCTGCTTTTCGGAGCAGCGGCATCGAGCGCCGCCCCGCTGACTCGCTTCGGCTCGGCCGGAGGCGCATCGAGCAGGTCATAGGCGGTGACCCAATAGATCGAGGTCAGGATCGCGGTGACGGTCGCCGTCCACAGCACCAATTTGATGGCGGCCTGCCAGCGCATCAGGCGACGAAATCGACCTTGGTGCCGACCGACACCATCTGCGCCAGCCGCGCCGCATCCCAGTTGGTCAGCCGGACGCAGCCGTTGCTTTCGGTGCGCCCGATATTCTGCGGCTCGGGCGTGCCGTGAAGGCCGTAATGCTCCTTGTTCAGGTCGATCCACACCACCCCGACCGGACTGTTCGGCCCCGGCGGCAGCCGATGCTTGCCTTCGCTCGCCGCGACGCCGCGCAGCAGCGCCGGGTCGAAGGCGTAATCGGGGTTGCGG
The Sphingopyxis macrogoltabida genome window above contains:
- a CDS encoding M23 family metallopeptidase; amino-acid sequence: MRWQAAIKLVLWTATVTAILTSIYWVTAYDLLDAPPAEPKRVSGAALDAAAPKSRGIGIPVAGIRASELIDSWSQSRSEGRLHAAIDIPAPAGTPVLAAMDGTIEKLFSSGRGGRTIYQRSADGTLMLYYAHLQGYRRGLAEGQAVRRGEVIATVGASGNADPAVPHLHFQMMRTTPGADWNAGEPVNPYPLLTGLRPAP